In one window of Terriglobales bacterium DNA:
- a CDS encoding 2-oxo acid dehydrogenase subunit E2 yields the protein YHRNIHLGVAVSLDWGLIVPVIKNAEEKNFLGLQRAILDLAERARAKKLAPDDVAGGTFTITNPGSYGQMFGLPIIPQPQVAIMGVGSIKKQPVVVTAEDGSDSIAIRSICHVSLGYDHRIVDGAVADQFLAFVAKYLEGWNEDIG from the coding sequence CTACCACCGCAACATCCACCTGGGCGTGGCGGTCTCGCTGGACTGGGGGCTGATCGTGCCCGTCATCAAGAACGCCGAGGAGAAGAACTTCCTGGGATTGCAGCGAGCGATCCTGGACCTGGCGGAGCGGGCGCGCGCCAAGAAGCTGGCCCCCGACGACGTGGCCGGCGGCACCTTCACCATCACCAACCCCGGCAGCTACGGGCAGATGTTTGGGCTGCCCATCATCCCGCAGCCGCAGGTGGCGATCATGGGCGTGGGCTCCATCAAGAAGCAGCCGGTGGTGGTGACCGCCGAGGACGGAAGCGACTCCATCGCCATCCGCTCCATCTGCCACGTCTCGCTGGGCTACGACCACCGCATCGTGGATGGCGCCGTGGCCGACCAGTTCCTGGCGTTCGTGGCCAAGTACCTGGAAGGCTGGAACGAGGATATCGGGTAA
- a CDS encoding glucosaminidase domain-containing protein, with protein MTRSEFIATATAAAQAASAVSGFPPGVTVAQAALESAWGQSQLARLAHNYFGIKAHGDLPWIELPTTEVQGGAAVKMRAYFARYESIEACFADRDRLLARLAVYAEARAAARDPEAFLRALARHWATDPDYAQKLLTLYREHGFDKLDQAFSTQRSALSH; from the coding sequence TTGACCAGATCAGAATTCATCGCGACCGCAACCGCGGCGGCGCAGGCGGCCTCGGCGGTCAGCGGCTTTCCCCCGGGGGTGACCGTGGCCCAGGCCGCGCTGGAGAGCGCCTGGGGACAGTCGCAACTGGCGCGCCTCGCCCACAACTACTTCGGCATCAAGGCGCACGGCGACCTGCCCTGGATCGAATTGCCCACCACCGAGGTGCAGGGCGGCGCCGCGGTCAAGATGCGCGCCTACTTCGCGCGCTACGAGTCGATCGAGGCCTGTTTCGCGGATCGCGACCGCCTGCTCGCCCGCCTGGCTGTTTACGCCGAGGCCCGCGCCGCGGCCCGCGATCCCGAGGCCTTCCTGCGCGCGCTGGCTCGCCACTGGGCCACCGATCCGGACTACGCGCAGAAGCTGCTGACCCTCTACCGCGAGCACGGCTTCGACAAGCTCGACCAGGCATTCAGCACGCAGCGATCAGCACTCAGCCACTGA